A section of the Spirosoma pollinicola genome encodes:
- a CDS encoding ABC transporter ATP-binding protein yields the protein MNEEQKSGRIFDLAILRRLYAFVKPYQTRFYSLIGIIMLAACLAPLTPLLIRYTIDNVIAMGDYQQLTTMLIIMISVLIVQAMIQFLNTYLSGWLGQYVIRDIRIQLYQKILHLRLKFFDNTPIGRLVTRSISDVETLADVFSEGMAAIAGDILQLILIIGVMFYTDWRLAAISLSTIPLMLFSTYVFKEKIKKSFNEVRTAVANLNSFVQEHITGMNIVQIFGSEKIEAEKFRVINQEHRAANIRSIWYYSVYYPVADIISAVAVGLVVWYGAKQIISSDVTFGTVTAFVMFINLFFRPIRMLADRFNTLQMGIVSTDRILKLLDSDEFTVNDGTFAPTTIKGEVEFKDVWFAYNNEDWVLRDISFRANAGETVAFVGATGAGKSSIINLLSRFYDINKGEIRIDGTDVHEYELGHLRRNIGVVLQDVFLFSDTIENNITLGDKRISREKIVEAAKLVGVHEFIERLPGGYDYNVMERGSTLSVGQRQLISFVRAMVQDPKIIVLDEATSSVDTETEEMIQDAISKLMKGRTAIVIAHRLSTIQKANNIIVVDKGRIVEQGNHEELLQQEGFYANLYRMQYKEVV from the coding sequence GTGAACGAAGAACAGAAAAGCGGACGGATTTTTGATTTAGCTATCCTCCGACGGTTGTATGCGTTTGTGAAACCTTATCAGACGCGCTTTTATTCCCTTATTGGCATCATCATGCTGGCGGCTTGTCTGGCTCCGCTAACCCCATTACTTATCCGATACACCATCGACAATGTTATAGCGATGGGCGATTATCAGCAGTTGACGACAATGCTGATCATCATGATTAGTGTTCTGATCGTTCAGGCCATGATTCAATTCTTGAACACCTACCTCTCGGGCTGGCTGGGACAGTATGTTATTCGTGACATCCGTATTCAACTGTACCAGAAAATATTGCATCTCAGGCTCAAGTTCTTTGACAATACACCCATTGGTCGGTTGGTAACTCGTTCCATTTCGGATGTCGAAACCCTGGCCGATGTGTTCAGCGAGGGAATGGCGGCCATTGCCGGCGACATTCTACAATTGATACTGATCATTGGCGTCATGTTCTATACCGACTGGCGGCTGGCGGCCATCAGTCTGTCGACCATCCCGCTTATGCTGTTCAGCACCTATGTGTTCAAGGAAAAGATCAAAAAGTCTTTTAATGAAGTTCGTACGGCCGTAGCCAACTTGAACTCTTTCGTTCAGGAACACATCACGGGCATGAACATTGTCCAGATTTTTGGTAGCGAAAAAATTGAAGCCGAAAAATTTCGGGTCATTAATCAGGAGCACCGCGCGGCTAATATTCGCTCCATCTGGTACTACTCGGTCTATTACCCCGTTGCCGATATTATTTCGGCAGTAGCCGTTGGTTTAGTGGTGTGGTATGGTGCCAAACAAATTATTAGTTCGGATGTGACTTTCGGTACGGTTACGGCCTTCGTAATGTTTATCAACTTATTTTTTCGCCCGATCCGGATGCTGGCCGATCGGTTCAATACACTTCAGATGGGTATTGTCAGCACAGACCGCATTTTAAAACTGCTGGACAGCGATGAGTTCACGGTCAATGATGGCACGTTCGCTCCTACCACCATCAAGGGCGAAGTTGAGTTTAAGGATGTCTGGTTTGCCTACAACAACGAAGACTGGGTGTTGCGTGACATTTCGTTCCGGGCCAATGCGGGCGAAACCGTGGCATTTGTAGGGGCAACAGGTGCAGGAAAATCATCCATAATCAATCTACTGAGCCGTTTTTACGACATCAACAAGGGCGAAATTCGGATTGATGGTACTGATGTTCACGAATACGAACTCGGCCACCTCCGCAGGAACATAGGTGTGGTGTTGCAGGATGTTTTCCTGTTTTCGGATACCATTGAGAACAACATTACCCTTGGGGATAAACGAATCAGTCGGGAGAAAATAGTCGAAGCCGCCAAACTCGTTGGTGTACATGAGTTTATTGAACGACTGCCGGGTGGATATGACTACAACGTAATGGAACGCGGCTCAACACTTTCGGTTGGACAGCGACAATTAATTTCATTCGTACGGGCTATGGTTCAGGATCCAAAGATCATTGTCCTGGACGAAGCGACCTCATCTGTCGATACCGAAACCGAAGAAATGATTCAGGATGCGATCAGCAAATTAATGAAAGGGCGTACCGCCATTGTTATTGCCCACCGCCTGTCTACCATTCAGAAAGCAAACAATATTATTGTCGTAGATAAAGGCCGTATTGTTGAGCAGGGCAATCATGAAGAGTTACTTCAGCAGGAAGGTTTTTACGCCAATCTATATCGGATGCAGTATAAAGAAGTTGTATAG
- a CDS encoding hemolysin family protein — protein sequence MELLIIFLLTLLNGVFSMSEIALVSSRKSKLETAAKNGDRQAQVALDLSNSPNRFLSTVQIGITLIGILLGIFSGDKLTTDVQEYVAQVEFIRPYAHSVAVVLVLLLLTYFSLVFGELVPKRIGLSNPEGIAKTMAAPMLFLSRLTSPFIALLTISSDLLLKLLNIRPNESAVTEEEIKSLIQEGTSGGAIEEIEQEIVQNVFQLGDRKITSLMTNRQEIVFLDMEDDPAENKARILEHKHSVYPLCNGGVDEVVGLIYTKDFLGRDLENELLHLSDMKRDVLFIPENNKAYQVLERFRERRQYVGIIVDEYGGVLGVITLNDILDVLVGDINDDIHSDYEIRERGDGTFLIDAQLPFEDFLSYFSINVTAQARRELTGFDTLGGFALHILKDIPKAGETFVWHSYQFEIIDMDKSRIDKILVKKMTEE from the coding sequence GTGGAACTTCTTATTATTTTTCTTCTGACACTGCTGAACGGCGTGTTTTCAATGTCAGAAATCGCCCTGGTATCCTCTCGCAAATCCAAATTAGAGACAGCTGCTAAAAATGGAGATCGCCAGGCGCAGGTTGCTCTCGATCTATCCAATTCACCCAACCGATTTCTGTCGACAGTTCAAATTGGCATCACGCTCATCGGTATTTTGCTGGGTATTTTTTCGGGCGATAAATTGACGACCGACGTTCAGGAGTACGTTGCCCAGGTTGAATTTATTCGCCCCTACGCGCACTCTGTGGCCGTTGTACTGGTGCTGTTGCTGCTAACCTACTTTTCCCTTGTCTTTGGCGAATTGGTGCCTAAACGGATTGGCCTGTCGAATCCCGAAGGTATTGCCAAGACAATGGCGGCTCCCATGCTTTTCCTCTCGCGACTAACCTCTCCGTTTATCGCACTGCTAACGATTTCAAGTGATTTACTGCTCAAATTGCTGAATATTCGGCCAAACGAAAGTGCTGTCACAGAAGAAGAAATTAAAAGTTTAATTCAGGAGGGAACGTCCGGCGGGGCTATTGAAGAAATTGAACAGGAAATTGTGCAAAATGTTTTTCAGCTTGGCGACCGTAAAATTACGTCGCTAATGACAAACCGGCAGGAAATTGTTTTCCTCGACATGGAGGATGACCCCGCCGAAAATAAAGCCAGGATTCTTGAACATAAACACTCGGTCTACCCGCTTTGCAATGGGGGAGTCGATGAGGTCGTTGGCCTGATTTATACGAAAGACTTTCTGGGAAGAGATCTCGAAAACGAACTACTTCATTTGAGCGACATGAAACGGGATGTGCTCTTTATTCCTGAAAACAACAAAGCCTATCAGGTACTGGAGCGGTTTCGGGAGCGCAGGCAGTATGTTGGTATAATTGTGGACGAATATGGCGGGGTGTTGGGCGTTATTACGCTGAACGACATTCTGGACGTACTGGTGGGCGACATCAATGACGATATTCATTCAGATTACGAAATTCGCGAACGCGGAGACGGTACATTCCTGATCGATGCGCAACTTCCATTTGAGGATTTCCTGTCGTACTTCTCCATTAATGTTACAGCACAGGCCCGGCGTGAATTGACCGGATTCGATACACTTGGCGGATTTGCCCTTCACATTCTGAAAGATATCCCCAAGGCCGGCGAAACGTTCGTTTGGCATAGTTACCAATTTGAAATTATCGATATGGACAAAAGCCGGATCGATAAAATTTTGGTAAAGAAAATGACCGAAGAATAA
- a CDS encoding NUDIX hydrolase, whose translation MIVFINDRPIRLVGPKAAAKLTNPVLANHPAFIDYDQIVDARLEALKQDALHGHLLILNATPATISKLLALLQKADVNQLLSVTLGCLDKEICEDAIKKPFKVIKAAGGVVFKGDKMLLMFRRGVWDLPKGKLDDGESSRQGAAREVKEETGVKVSVSERICTTWHTYNLNGNRILKRTKWYRMKLIDDSRMAPQAEEDIEKVAWFDRRETKLAMTNSFSSIRYVLDEVAKQFIS comes from the coding sequence ATGATTGTCTTTATTAATGACCGGCCTATTCGGCTCGTTGGCCCAAAAGCCGCTGCGAAACTTACTAATCCTGTGTTGGCAAACCATCCAGCCTTTATCGACTATGATCAAATTGTCGACGCACGATTAGAAGCCCTTAAGCAAGATGCGCTACACGGCCACCTTCTCATCCTGAATGCTACACCCGCCACCATCAGCAAATTACTTGCGCTGCTTCAAAAAGCCGATGTCAATCAATTGCTGTCTGTTACACTGGGATGCCTTGATAAAGAAATCTGCGAAGACGCCATCAAAAAGCCATTTAAGGTAATCAAAGCGGCCGGGGGCGTCGTCTTTAAAGGCGACAAAATGTTACTGATGTTTCGGCGGGGTGTTTGGGATCTTCCCAAAGGCAAACTGGACGATGGTGAATCGTCACGGCAAGGCGCGGCTCGTGAGGTAAAAGAAGAAACAGGTGTTAAGGTCTCCGTGAGCGAGCGTATCTGCACCACCTGGCACACCTATAACCTTAACGGCAATCGAATTCTGAAACGTACGAAATGGTACCGGATGAAACTGATCGACGACAGCCGCATGGCCCCGCAAGCAGAAGAAGATATCGAGAAAGTTGCCTGGTTTGACCGTCGGGAAACGAAACTGGCAATGACAAACTCCTTCAGTTCAATCCGGTATGTGTTGGATGAAGTAGCAAAACAATTTATTAGTTAA
- the coaD gene encoding pantetheine-phosphate adenylyltransferase: MKRIALFPGSFDPFTRGHEDIVLRGLQLFDEVVIGIGRNAHKVRYFPLEQITELIEGAFRHQPAVRVINYDDLTANVARTIGAKFLLRGLRNTTDFEYENGISQVNRYIYEDVETVFLITSPHLAPISSSIIRDLHRYGQDVNEFLPYQIEKK, from the coding sequence ATGAAACGCATCGCTCTTTTTCCTGGCTCATTCGACCCTTTTACGAGAGGTCATGAGGATATTGTCTTACGTGGTTTGCAGTTATTTGATGAAGTCGTTATTGGCATTGGGCGCAATGCCCATAAAGTGCGCTATTTTCCGCTGGAGCAAATTACCGAGCTTATAGAAGGGGCTTTCCGCCACCAGCCTGCCGTTCGGGTTATTAATTACGATGACCTGACCGCCAATGTTGCCCGTACGATTGGAGCAAAGTTTCTGCTACGTGGTCTGCGTAACACAACCGACTTTGAGTACGAGAATGGCATCTCGCAGGTCAACCGATACATTTATGAAGATGTTGAGACTGTTTTTCTGATCACGTCTCCGCATCTGGCGCCTATCAGTTCCAGTATTATTCGCGATTTACATCGGTATGGGCAGGATGTCAATGAATTTCTCCCTTACCAGATAGAGAAGAAATAA
- a CDS encoding DUF3822 family protein, whose amino-acid sequence MQIALTLTPTVSIGSDSFDPRLTDKSVLSLEVGRDRFRFMVQDKGGRGLYLNDYTFPSLLNDRSMTGILPDVFREHPILSAGPWQEIRIGVNSPSFTLIPAPLFRKEYAGSYLALMRGSALPAHEFAQSFAHQDEGFLSVFNLEHPLADFFSEVYPLQPITFVHQVGALILATADLDRLALTPDNIYLFFEDEFVTVIYRSLHRVRYCNRFGYKNVQDLTYYILYVLDEQKLNPALTRVSLYGEITPFAEAYAELSRFLPYLTFGSIPPGLPLSPEFDDLPDHRYLSLYGLGLLKE is encoded by the coding sequence GTGCAAATCGCTTTGACCCTCACGCCCACTGTATCTATAGGATCCGACTCATTCGACCCACGGCTTACCGACAAATCGGTATTGAGCCTTGAAGTAGGGCGGGATCGTTTTCGATTTATGGTGCAGGACAAGGGTGGACGCGGTCTATATCTCAACGATTATACATTTCCATCGTTGCTGAATGACCGGTCTATGACGGGGATTTTGCCCGATGTCTTTCGGGAGCATCCTATACTGTCGGCCGGGCCCTGGCAGGAAATACGAATCGGCGTCAATTCACCTTCGTTTACACTCATACCTGCTCCGCTGTTCCGCAAAGAGTATGCGGGTAGCTATCTGGCGCTGATGCGTGGCAGTGCATTGCCGGCACATGAATTTGCCCAGTCGTTCGCTCATCAGGATGAAGGCTTTCTGTCGGTCTTTAACCTGGAACATCCGTTAGCCGATTTCTTCTCGGAAGTTTATCCGCTTCAACCCATAACCTTTGTTCATCAGGTTGGCGCGTTGATTCTGGCTACGGCTGATCTTGATCGCCTTGCACTGACACCCGATAATATCTACCTGTTTTTTGAAGATGAGTTCGTTACAGTCATCTACCGAAGCCTGCACCGGGTTCGTTACTGCAATCGCTTTGGGTACAAGAATGTGCAGGATTTAACGTATTATATTCTGTATGTACTGGATGAACAGAAGCTGAATCCCGCGTTGACCCGCGTTTCTCTATATGGAGAAATAACCCCCTTTGCTGAGGCTTATGCGGAACTGAGCCGCTTTTTGCCTTATTTAACTTTTGGTTCAATACCGCCCGGTTTACCTTTATCTCCCGAATTTGACGACCTGCCCGACCATCGCTATCTGAGTTTGTACGGGTTAGGTTTACTAAAAGAGTGA
- a CDS encoding NUDIX domain-containing protein, which translates to MYYIVTQVVDKSAVDSPGLDSPREEVLKLYGNRLRLRVCGLYREGDQLLMVRHRGIGPTNIFWCPPGGGAQFGETAPEALIREFIEETGLEVEIGGMLFVNEFMLPPLHALELFFEVRAVSGVIRQGIDPEMSADGQIIQEVRLMSFDEIKSYPPNEVHDLFRYCESMDDVFKLKGYLQ; encoded by the coding sequence ATGTATTATATCGTGACGCAAGTAGTTGATAAATCCGCTGTAGATTCGCCTGGCCTGGATTCGCCCCGGGAGGAAGTACTTAAGTTGTATGGAAATCGGCTTCGGCTACGCGTTTGCGGCCTGTATCGCGAAGGGGATCAACTATTAATGGTCCGCCATCGGGGTATTGGTCCAACCAATATATTCTGGTGTCCACCCGGTGGTGGGGCGCAGTTTGGCGAGACAGCGCCAGAAGCACTTATACGGGAATTCATTGAGGAAACCGGGCTGGAAGTAGAAATTGGTGGTATGTTGTTTGTTAATGAATTTATGCTGCCACCGCTGCATGCCCTGGAGCTGTTTTTTGAGGTTAGAGCAGTCAGCGGTGTTATCCGGCAAGGTATTGACCCCGAAATGAGTGCCGATGGGCAAATAATTCAGGAAGTTCGCTTGATGAGTTTTGATGAAATCAAGAGTTACCCCCCCAATGAAGTCCATGATCTTTTTCGTTACTGTGAGTCGATGGATGATGTTTTCAAGCTGAAAGGCTATTTACAGTAA
- a CDS encoding CBS domain-containing protein — protein sequence MNIRQILQGKSINALYSISSDQTVLEGLKVMADKNIGALLVVDKGVLTGIFSERDYARKVILKDRHSDDTRIADVMTADVITIAPEQTIEDCMVTMSDRHIRHLPVMDKGQLIGIISINDVVTAIIRDQKVRIDSLESYISGSPY from the coding sequence ATGAACATACGCCAAATACTTCAGGGCAAGTCAATTAACGCCCTCTACAGCATCTCATCCGACCAAACAGTTCTTGAAGGATTGAAGGTCATGGCCGACAAAAACATAGGTGCTTTACTCGTTGTCGATAAAGGCGTGCTAACCGGTATTTTTTCCGAACGCGACTATGCCCGCAAGGTAATCCTGAAAGATCGCCATTCCGACGATACCCGCATTGCTGATGTTATGACGGCTGATGTAATCACGATTGCGCCCGAACAGACGATTGAAGACTGTATGGTAACCATGTCTGACCGGCATATCCGTCACTTGCCCGTTATGGACAAAGGCCAGCTGATTGGGATTATTTCGATCAATGACGTGGTAACGGCAATCATACGCGACCAGAAAGTTCGGATCGACTCGCTCGAAAGTTACATCTCAGGAAGCCCATACTGA
- a CDS encoding ATP-dependent DNA helicase — translation MNETQTAAELLAKRFPFKPTPGQEQFFLQIGQFITPQKVEHYRDCFLLRGYAGTGKTTLVGTLIKVLPRFGYKSILLAPTGRAAKVMTNYAKKPAQTIHRKIYRQVSDPGSGSLAFQRQKNYHEDTLFIVDEASMISDEADFGGKGLLTDLIDFVFENPGNKLMLVGDTAQLPPVGRELSPALDRGFLASAFDMTVYEQELTEVMRQDEESGILYNATGLRMLLDGVSSTPKAVGFDALLTDNASTGTGEMPEIKLNVRSFNDIYKMPLMKLEDGIRYAYDKYGRENTAIICRSNKTAVQYNQFVRRMIDQCEEELDAGDMLMIARNNYTVLDDDSPAGFLANGEFAEVQKIRNKEDMHGFRFATVTLHLVDYEEQPDFEAKIMLDTLHTSVPSLAADQYKALYESVAKDYFYIKSKKERSEAIRRDPYLNALQVKFAYALTCHKAQGGQWSAVFVDQGFLPEGQVNDEFVRWLYTALTRATDEAFLMNFNPQFFG, via the coding sequence ATGAACGAAACCCAAACGGCCGCTGAATTGCTGGCCAAACGTTTCCCTTTTAAGCCTACACCGGGTCAGGAACAGTTTTTTTTACAGATTGGCCAGTTTATCACTCCCCAGAAAGTTGAACACTATCGCGACTGTTTTTTATTACGCGGTTATGCAGGTACCGGCAAAACCACCCTCGTCGGTACACTTATAAAAGTACTCCCCCGCTTTGGTTATAAATCGATTTTGCTGGCCCCTACCGGGCGGGCGGCTAAAGTCATGACCAATTACGCGAAGAAACCGGCTCAAACCATCCACCGTAAAATTTATCGCCAGGTATCCGACCCCGGCTCGGGTAGCCTTGCCTTCCAGCGACAGAAAAACTACCACGAAGACACGCTGTTTATTGTCGATGAGGCTTCTATGATTTCGGACGAAGCTGACTTTGGCGGAAAAGGGTTGTTGACTGACCTGATTGACTTTGTTTTCGAGAATCCCGGCAATAAGCTTATGCTTGTGGGCGATACGGCCCAGCTTCCCCCCGTTGGCCGCGAACTGAGCCCGGCCCTGGATCGGGGCTTTCTGGCCAGTGCCTTCGACATGACGGTTTATGAACAGGAATTGACCGAAGTCATGCGTCAGGACGAAGAATCGGGAATACTCTATAATGCAACCGGCCTCAGAATGTTGCTCGATGGGGTGTCCTCTACCCCCAAAGCGGTGGGCTTTGATGCGCTCCTTACCGATAATGCCAGCACCGGCACGGGTGAGATGCCGGAGATTAAACTCAATGTTCGCTCATTCAATGACATTTATAAGATGCCATTGATGAAACTGGAAGACGGTATTCGATACGCTTACGATAAATATGGTCGGGAGAATACAGCTATCATCTGCCGCTCCAACAAAACGGCTGTTCAGTATAACCAGTTTGTTCGGCGAATGATCGACCAGTGCGAGGAAGAACTCGACGCGGGCGATATGCTTATGATTGCCCGAAACAACTATACCGTACTGGATGATGACTCTCCAGCCGGATTTCTGGCCAACGGCGAGTTTGCCGAGGTACAAAAAATTAGGAATAAAGAAGATATGCACGGGTTCAGGTTCGCTACGGTTACGCTGCATTTGGTCGATTATGAAGAGCAGCCTGACTTTGAGGCTAAAATCATGCTTGATACCCTTCATACATCGGTGCCTTCGCTGGCGGCAGACCAATACAAGGCGCTGTATGAGAGTGTAGCGAAAGATTATTTCTACATCAAAAGCAAAAAGGAGCGCTCGGAAGCCATACGGCGCGACCCCTACCTGAACGCTTTACAGGTTAAATTTGCCTATGCCCTCACTTGTCATAAAGCACAGGGCGGCCAGTGGAGCGCGGTATTTGTCGATCAGGGATTCCTGCCGGAAGGACAGGTCAATGACGAATTTGTCCGGTGGTTATATACGGCATTAACCCGTGCTACAGATGAAGCATTTCTGATGAATTTCAATCCGCAGTT